In the genome of Mycobacterium kansasii ATCC 12478, one region contains:
- the rpmG gene encoding 50S ribosomal protein L33: MASSTDVRPKITLACEVCKHRNYITKKNRRNDPDRLELKKFCPNCGKHQAHRETR, encoded by the coding sequence ATGGCTTCCAGTACCGACGTGCGGCCTAAGATCACTTTGGCGTGCGAGGTGTGCAAGCACCGCAACTACATCACCAAAAAGAATCGCCGCAACGACCCGGACCGCCTGGAGCTGAAGAAGTTCTGTCCGAACTGCGGCAAGCACCAAGCGCACCGCGAGACGCGGTGA